The following are from one region of the Osmerus mordax isolate fOsmMor3 chromosome 1, fOsmMor3.pri, whole genome shotgun sequence genome:
- the LOC136941570 gene encoding adenosine receptor A3-like, which produces MTGAGVIIYTVLEVLIAVTCCLGNLMVIFVVCSSRTLRQPTFCFLVSLAAADLLVGVVAIPLAVMVDGHVWTSFQGCLLISCVVLLLTQASTLSLMAIAVDRFLRVVIPLRYKRIVTERRSWLVVGACWCVAIVLSFPPMFGWHNHKTVNHTSVNSSSICCTFVAVIPASYLVYFGFLLCTLIPLLIMAGLYCYIFCTIAHILREKVGGSTQIPLQPRPQHQPQPQPQPQSYFQKERKLAGSLALVLALFAVSWLPLHIMNCVSYWGSEVPVEAFYVGIVLSHANSSMNPVVYALKIPKIRLAYRQLCRSCLACVEEASQTSQSENKTSSNSNSGAK; this is translated from the exons ATGACTGGTGCAGGTGTGATCATCTACACGGTTCTCGAGGTGCTCATCGCCGTCACCTGTTGCTTGGGCAACTTGATGGTGATCTTCGTGGTGTGTTCGAGTAGGACTCTCCGCCAACCCACCTTCTGCTTCTTGGTGTCTCTGGCGGCGGCGGACCTCCTGGTCGGCGTTGTGGCGATCCCTCTGGCAGTGATGGTGGACGGCCACGTTTGGACCTCCTTCCAGGGCTGCCTCCTCATCAGCTGTGTGGTCCTCCTGTTGACCCAGGCCTCCACCCTGTCGCTGATGGCCATCGCCGTGGACCGTTTCCTGCGTGTGGTCATCCCCCTCAG GTACAAGAGGATAGTGACGGAGAGGCGATCATGGCTGGTGGTGGGAGCGTGTTGGTGCGTTGCCATTGTTCTAAGCTTCCCACCCATGTTTGGCTGGCACAACCACAAGACTGTCAACCACACGTCTGTCAACTCCTCCAGCATCTGCTGCACGTTCGTGGCTGTGATCCCCGCGTCCTACCTCGTGTACTTTGGCTTCCTGTTGTGTACCCTCATCCCTCTGCTGATCATGGCTGGCCTGTACTGTTATATATTCTGTACCATCGCACATATCTTGAGggagaaggtgggagggagtACCCagatccccctccagccccggccccagcatcagccccagccccagcctcagccccagtctTACttccagaaggagaggaagctggCAGGCTCCTTGGCTCTGGTTCTGGCTCTCTTCGCGGTCAGCTGGCTCCCTCTGCACATCATGAACTGTGTCTCCTACTGGGGCTCAGAGGTGCCCGTTGAGGCCTTCTACGTGGGCATCGTGCTGTCCCACGCCAACTCTTCCATGAACCCCGTGGTGTACGCTCTGAAGATCCCCAAGATCAGGCTGGCCTACCGGCAACTCTGCAGGAGCTGCCTGGCATGCGTGGAGGAGGCAAGCCAAACGAGCCAATCAGAGAACAAGACCAGCAGCAATTCCAACAGTGGAGCCAAATGA